From Candidatus Brocadia sp., one genomic window encodes:
- a CDS encoding nucleotidyltransferase domain-containing protein: MISKKVLQEATRRLVSKFQPERIILFGSYARGTADEHSDADILVVCPVKKNRIKAMVEMDSVLEGLKMARDIVVLTPKEFEIDKEIPGTIARYASKEGKLLYERKQKRDYKKNKGMAGAR; encoded by the coding sequence ACGGTTAGTATCGAAATTTCAACCTGAGCGTATAATTCTTTTTGGTTCGTACGCAAGAGGAACTGCAGACGAACATAGCGATGCAGATATTCTTGTAGTTTGTCCTGTGAAAAAAAATCGCATAAAAGCGATGGTGGAGATGGACAGCGTACTTGAAGGATTAAAAATGGCAAGGGATATTGTCGTTCTCACCCCAAAGGAATTTGAAATAGATAAAGAAATTCCGGGCACAATTGCGCGTTACGCAAGCAAAGAGGGAAAGCTATTGTATGAGCGAAAGCAGAAGCGAGATTATAAGAAAAACAAAGGAATGGCTGGTGCACGCTGA